The genomic window TTCATAGCGATATCTCAGATCCATTGAGATTTTCCCTTTGGTTAAAGCATCGATGAAGGTCACAGCTGCCCAAGAACGGTCCGTCCAAGCCATTGACCCAAACAGGTTAGAAATTAAAAGCAGGCAACCAAAAACTCGAATACGGTCCGTTTTTTTCATTTTCTCCTCAGCTTTAATTGAAAACAAATTTATTTTTTGGAATACCGATTCATAAAAAAGCAATATTACCCTGTGGGAATGGTTAATTCAAGGTGGGAATCCACAGGATTCAACATCATTTAAAGGTTTAGGGAGGATTCGGTTAAAAATATTTTCCTTTTTTATATAACCTTTTTTTTCTGCTGGGACCTCTTTAAAAGAGGGGTAAGGATTCAATAGGCTAACGGTCGTTTGGTTTTTAGGGTTCAGCATGATATTATTTTTCAAACGAGTTCCCTATGAAATGTAAGAACAAAAGGCAGGCACTCTGGTGTTTTCTCATTTTTTTTTCTTGGATATTGATTCCCTTTATATCCTTTGCGGGTGATGACAAAGAGTTGAGAAAGGCCTCTTTTCAGAGAGATGTTCAAAAAATAAAGGCGTTACTCTTAAAAGGAACCAACCCCGATACCATCGTGGACCCTGTATTAAAATGGAATTCACTTCATCTGGCGTCTTATTTTGGAGACAGGGAGGTGGTAGAAATTTTGGTTGAACATGGTGCTGATTTAGAAGCAAAAACGAAGACCAAAGAGACACCCCTGTATATGGCGTCTGAACAAGGGCACTTTGAAGTTGTCCTTGTTTTAATAGAAAAAGGAGCGGATGTGAATTCCAAATCAAGGCTGGGAAGAACGGCTTTGTATATGGCTTTCGCAAGTGGCAATAAAAGAATTGCTGAGGCCTTACTGAAAAATGGCGCAGATGTGAATACTGCTACCGAGGACGGCTGGACGGCTTTAATGCGTGCATCCTTTGAGGGTCAAAAGGAGGTCGTGAAAGCGCTTTTAAATTTAGGGGCTAAATTATCCGCGAAGGATTTTGACGGGAAAACCGCTTTGGATTATGCCCGGGAAAGAAAAAAGGCGGAGGTTATAAAGTTATTAGAAAAAAGTAGCCCATAAGGAATTTTTAGAGGGGCCTTAGAAAGGCAGAAAATAACAAAAGGGTAGCAAATCTATTTCGATTTTTTGCAAAACCTCTTAAGGGATCCTTCCCTATGGGATTTTGCAAATAAAATTTACCTTTTGAACCATCTTCATCTTTAAGGGTTTTATAAATAGTTTTTAAAATTAAAAATTTTGTAATACCCGCTTAGGGTAAAGAGTGTTTTTGTTTTCCGAGGTCCTGACAAAATATGCCAAACTGGTGGAATTTTGATTTCCTGTTAAACTAAAGGTGAAAAAAAACCGAACTATATTATAGACATCAATTTCTTTAAATTCCAATTATCGAAACACCCATACCGGAGACCAAAATGAATGTTCGTTCTATCAGTATATGGATTGCTCTTGTTGTTTTAGGGTCAGGAACCCAAACGATAATTTTCGCAACCCAACCTGTGGAAAAACCAATTCAGATTGCACGACAGGCCCAAGAGTTAGGCAATTTTGAGGAGGCGCTTGAAACTTATGAGAAGCACATATCAAAGGATCCAGACTCTTTTGAGGCCCATTTGGGATTGGGGGAGGTCTACTTTAAAATAGGACGAACTGAAGAAGCCATTGTAGAGTTTAAAAAAGCGGTGCACTTAAAGCCAAAAAGCTCCCTTGCACACGTTCGTTTGGGTTTGGCCTATCAGCTCCTTCAGGATTGGGATTCTTCGATTGCGTCTTTTCAAGAAGCCAAGAGGGTTGACCCATCCGGAGAGGAAGTTTATGAATACC from Nitrospiria bacterium includes these protein-coding regions:
- a CDS encoding ankyrin repeat domain-containing protein, translating into MKCKNKRQALWCFLIFFSWILIPFISFAGDDKELRKASFQRDVQKIKALLLKGTNPDTIVDPVLKWNSLHLASYFGDREVVEILVEHGADLEAKTKTKETPLYMASEQGHFEVVLVLIEKGADVNSKSRLGRTALYMAFASGNKRIAEALLKNGADVNTATEDGWTALMRASFEGQKEVVKALLNLGAKLSAKDFDGKTALDYARERKKAEVIKLLEKSSP